The Nostoc sp. NIES-3756 DNA window GGAACTAATGAGAAGATATAGCAATCCGACTTAATTTGCAAACTACTCGTGGAGGCAAGCAATAGGCAACAGATTTGTTTGGATATCCTATACGGTTTGCTATAGTTAAAAGCCTGTTTGTAAATAAATGCAAGGAGCAGGTTAGGTCAGCTAAGTTTATAATTCATGCCACGTAATTAACTTACTTTTGCATATAGGACTCATATTTGATTTCTGTATTCCTTACGGGAGCGTAGCCATAAAAAACTCAGTATAACTTTATTCCTTCTTTCCTATTCCCTATTACCTGTTTCCTAACCAAACCGGATTCCTATATTATCCAAACAAACATTATCTTACCTCACAAGTATTTTGTGATGGTGATAGAATTTTTCGGTCTATTTTAAGTATATAGACTCAATTCCTACCTAGTCTTATGCAATTTCCACCAGTAATTATTTATTAAATTTTTAACTGTCTTAAATGTCTTAACTGTCTACTTAAATTTCTACTTAACTGTCTTAACTGACATTGCATTTCATTGAAAATACTGAGATGATTTATTAATGATTTGAAAAAATTATAAGTAAATTCTTAATGTTAACTTCAACTTAAATATAAGTAAAATTCATTTTAGGAGTGAATAATACTTGTTTATTTTCGATAATTTAGTATTACTGAAAGTAACTATAAAGACGTTACACAAATTCTTGTCAATATAAATTTACAAGTAAAAAATAATGCAGAGAACGATAACGCCGAAGTATATTGAGCCTCGTACCTTAAGCCCTTTTCAAAGGATATTGCTAACAACTGATGGTACATTAACAGAAATATTGGAAGCTTATCTATTAGAAAAAATAAAATTAGTTAAATTATCAGAAGAGGTAGTAAAGATTACAAAACCTATTCCAGCATTAGATTTAGATATAGGCAATCAAATTATTGAAAGAAAAGTATTATTACAAGGAAAGATTAGTTTAAATAACTTCATTTATGCCGAATCCATAATTGTACCTGAAAGGCTAGATAACAAATTGAAGTCTAAACTCATTGAATCTCAAGAACCAATCGGTAGGCTCTGGTTAGAGCATAAGCTCGAAACATTTAAAGAAATAATCGATTCTGCTCTAGAAACAGCTGAGGAATTATCTGATTATTTTGATATTGCAAAAGAAGATAAAATGCTTTCTCGGACTTATCGAGTTTTTTCTAATAAGAAACCTATAATGATGATTACAGAAAAGTTCCCAGAAAGTTATTTTACTAAAAATCATAAAAATCTATTTTATTAACTACTTACATATACAATATGAGTAAATGATGCTAGAAAAAAGATTAGCCGAGATTGTCAAAAAACATCCTCATCTAACTGCGATCGCCTACAATAACCTAAGAATTAGCTATCAAGAGCTTTATGCTCATATCACAAATTTAAGTGGTCATTTAAGCACAGTTGGTATTACCCAAGGTGACTGCATAGCACTACTTTTACCCAACAGTCCAGAATTTGCGATCGCCTTTTATGCTATTGCCAAATTAAATGCTATAGTTTTGCCAATTAATCCCCTTCTCAAAGAAGAAGAACTCAGCTATTACATTACTGACAGCAACGCCAGAGCAATTATTACTAATACGGATGGAGCAGATATCAGCCGTAAAATTATTTCAAAATTAAGTAAGGAAATAGAATTAATTGTCCTTGATGACACTGAGCTAATTCACAAGGCAGTAAACAACTCAGAAATTACAGAAAGCACATCTTTTTTTAACGGTGATGTACTTTATCAATATTCTTCTGGTTCTACAGGTAGCCCTAAAAGAGTATGTAGAACCCGAAATAATTTAGATCGTGAAGTTATAAACTTTGCTGAGACTACTAATATATCTCCAGAAGATAATATTTTATGTATAGTGCCACTGTATCACGCACATGGCTTAGGTAATTGTTTATTAGCAGCAACTTGTAATGGCGCAACTCTGGTAATTTTAGAGCCAGTTTTACATCAAGGTAAAGCTATTGAAGTGCCATTTGTTTTTAGAAGTTTACGAGTATTAGAACTTATAGAAAAAGAGAAAATTACTATTTTACCTGCTGTTCCTTATATTTTTAATACCCTAGCAGAAACACCAGATGACACACAGGTTGATGTTTCTACAATCAGACTATGCTTTTCTGCTGGTAACTTTTTATCTAAAGAGATTTTTGATAAATTCCTGCAAAGATTTGGTATTCCTGTGAGACAGCTTTATGGTTGTACAGAAGCTGGTTCTGTTGCAATTAATTTAGATGAAGATATAAAAAATACCTACGACTCTGTAGGATGTCCTTTAAAAAATATCGACATTAAAATTATTGATGATGCAGGCGAAGAACTCCCAACTGGAAGTATTGGAGAGTTAGTCATCAAAAGTCAAGCATTGACTCAAGGATATAGTAATAAACCAGAATTAAATCAACAGGTATTTAAAAACGGGTCGTTTTTAACTGGTGATTTAGGCAAAAAAGATGAAGATGGACGTATTTATATTACTGGGAGAAAGCAAATCTTTATTGATACAGGGGGTCATAAAGTCGATCCGCTAGAAATAGAAAACATCTTGCTAACTCATAATCAAGTTAAAGAGGTAGTGGTTGTTGGTATCAAAGGCTTGTATGCAGGAGAAATTATTAAGGCGGTTATTGTCCCTGAAAATCGAGATATTTGTGACGAAAAAGATATTTTATCTTACTGTCAAGGCAAATTAGCTGATTTTAAATTACCGAAAATTATCGAATTTCGTGACGAAATTCCCAAAAGTCCATTAGGCAAGGTATTAAGAAAAAACTTAATTAATAATTTATCAGAAACTATAAAATTATGAAAAGCATTGATTTAATTGAACAAAAAACTAAAAATGTTGTCTTAAGTGTATTACCAAATATTAATAGTGAAGATTTATCAGATACTAGCAATCTTTTTAGCATCGGGTTGGATTCTGTCAATGCCATGACGCTTGTTTTAAAACTCCAAAATGCTTTTGGAATTAAGTTTTCAGCTAGTGATGTTAATGCAGAAAATTTTCAAAGCGTAGCAACTATTATCAAACTAATTAATAAAAAGCAAAGTTAATAATTTTTTAGAAACTCCTGCATATTTATAACAACCTGAAGTAATAAGACTACAATGAGCTACTCTGCTGAAATAAATTCATTAGAATCAAACAACTCAGGAAAAGATATCTGGCAAGCGATCGCCAGCATTCTCGAATTACAAAATCAAGCTCCAGCTTTAGTACCTGTAGCTCGGAATGAACACCTACCTTTGTCTTTTTCTCAAGAAAGCTTATGGTTCCTTTACCAGTTACAGCAAGATAGCTCTACTTATAATGTCTCTTTTGCTTTTCGGCTTCAGGGTTTGCTAAATATTGGGGCATTAGAACGTAGTCTCAATGAAATTATTCAACGCCACGAAGCATTGCGGACTACGTTTTTAGCTGCCCAAAACAAGCCTGTTCAGGTAATTGCTCCCAGCCTCAAATTAACTTTACCTGTAGTAAATCTTCAAGAACTTCCTGAAAAAGAAAGAGAAACTCAAGCTTTACAACTCGTCAAAAAAGAAGTTCAACAACCCTTCGATCTAACGCAAGACCCATTGTTGCGGTCTTCCTTAGTGCAGCTAGGTAAGAATGAATATGTGTTACTCTTGAGCGTCCACCATATCGCTTTTGATGGTTGGTCTGAAGGTATTTTGTGGCGCGAATTGACAACCTTGTACACAGCTTTTTCTACCGATAAGCCTTCGACTTTGCCCCAACTGCCTATCCAGTACGCAGACTTCGCTGTTTGGCACAGACAATGGCTGCAAGGTCAAGTCATGGACACTCAACTGAACTACTGGAAGCAAAAGTTAGCAGACGCGCCTCCCCTGCTGGAACTGCCCACCGACCGAGTGCGACCACCAATACAGACAAACCGTGGTGGTATCAAGCGTTTTGGGTTAGATGAGCATCTAACTCAAAAACTCAAAAGCCTTAGCGAAAAGTCAGGCGCAACCTTATTCATGACTTTGCTGACTGGCTTCGTCATCTTACTATCGCGCTACAGCAATCAACAAGATATTCTCGTCGGTTCCCCCATAGCTAACCGCAACCGTAGCGAACTAGAATCTCTCATCGGCTTTTTTGTCAACATTTTGGTCTTGCGTACCGACGTTTCTGGCAATCCCAGCTTTTGGGAATTACTGCAAAGAGTACGCCAAGTAGCAACGGAAGCATACTCTCATCAAGATGTGCCGTTTGAGCAAATAGTAGAAACCTTGCAGCCAGAAAGAAACCTTAACTATTCTCCATTGTTCCAGGTAATGTTCGTGTTGCTGAATACGCCGCCTGGAAAATTAGAATTGCCTGGTTTATCTCTCACTCCCCTAGAAATAGAAACACCGACAGCCAAGTTTGATTTAACCTTATTGATGACGGAAACTGAACAAGGGCTGAGTGGAAGCTTAGAGTACAACTCTGACTTATTTGATCAAGCTACAATTACCCGGATGGTAGGGCATTTTGTCACCTTGCTAGAAGGAATTGTTGCTAACCCAGAAGAGCGAATTTCCCAATCACCTCTGCTAACAAAACCTGAGCAACAACAGTTATTAGTTGAATGGAACGATACTGCGGCGAAATATCCTGCCCATAAGTGCATCCATCAGTTATTTGAGGAGCAAGTTGAGCGCACCCCCGATGCAGTAGCAGTCGTCTTTGAGAATCAACAACTGACTTACCAGCAGTTGAACACTCGTGCTAACTCTTTGGCGCACTACCTGAAGTCATTGGCTGTAGGTGCAGATGTGTTGGTGGGTTTGTGTGTGGAACGCTCACTAGAAATGATTGTAGGACTATTGGGCATTCTCAAAGCAGGCGGGGCATATCTGCCACTCGATCCAGACTATCCGACTGAACGCTTGGCATATATGCTCAATGATTCACAGGTGCAAGTACTGTTGACTCAAGAGAAATTGCTCACTACCATACCAGAACATAGCGCCTGTGTAGTCTGCTTAGATAAAGACTGGCAAGACATATCGAAAGAAAGTAAAGATAATCCTGTTACTAGCTCTACAACTGATAACCTCGCCTACGTCATTTACACATCAGGCTCCACAGGTCAACCGAAAGGCACATTAGTCAACCACTCCAATGTAGTGCGTCTATTTGCAGCTACAGACGATTGGTATCACTTCAACCAAGATGATGTGTGGACATTGTTCCACTCTTACGCATTTGACTTTTCCGTGTGGGAAATTTGGGGTGCATTGTTGTATGGTGGACGACTGATAGTAGTGCCGTATTTGGTGACGCGATCGCCCGAATCATTCTACAAGTTATTAGTTCAACAACAAGTCACAGTTCTCAATCAAACACCATCAGCATTCCGCCAATTAATTCAAGCCGAACAGTCAGGTATAACTGCTGGGGAATTAAACTTACGCTTAGTAATTTTTGGTGGGGAAGCCTTAGAAATCCAGAGTTTGCAACCTTGGTTTGAGCGACATGGCGACACAAGACCCCAATTAGTGAATATGTACGGAATTACGGAAACAACCGTACACGTAACTTATCGCCCATTGAGCAAAGTCGATTTAAACCATACAGCCAGTGTAATTGGTCGTCCCATACCCGACTTAGAGGTGTATGTGTTGGATGAATATAAACAACCAGTACCAATTGGTGTCAGGGGTGAAATGTACGTTGGTGGTGCTGGGGTAACACGCGGCTATCTCAATCGTCCTGAACTGACAGCCGAACGCTTTATCGCTAATCCTTTCAGTAACAACCCCCAAGCGCGACTATACAAAACAGGCGACTTAGGGCGGTATTTGCCCAATGGCGATTTAGAGTATTTAGGGCGAATTGATAATCAGGTAAAAATACGCGGTTTCCGCATTGAATTGGGCGAAATTGAGGCAATACTGGCAACACATCCAGATGTTTGGGAAACTGTGGTGGTGGTGCGAGAAGATGAACCAGGAGACACTTGTACTGAGCTAAGTCGAAGTAAACGTTTAGTTGCTTATGTAGTAACAAAGACAGCACCATCTCTCTCAACCTCACAACTGCGTCGCTTCCTCTCCGAACAACTGCCAAGCTACATGGTTCCAAGTGCTTTTGTAGTGCTGCCATCCTTACCTCTCACCTCTAACGGAAAGATAGACCGCAAAGCTTTACCTGTCCCAGCTTCGCGTGAAGGATTAGAGGTAAGTTTTGCAGCCCCGCGCACCCCGGAAGAAGAAATATTAGTAAAAATTTGGGCTGAGATTCTGAAAGTAGACCCAGTGGGGATTCACGATAACTTCTTTGAATTGGGAGGCAATTCCCTCTTAGGGACACAAGTAATTTCTCGGTTACGTAATGCTTTCTCTATTAATTTGTCTTTACACCGTTTATTTATATCTCCTACTGTAGCCGAATTAGCTCAGAATATTGAGGTACTGCGGATCGCAACAGAAGATGAAGATGATTTGATGCCTGACACAGAAGAAGAATATGAAGAGGGGTGTTTATAAAATGACAACAGTTGAGTTTTTAACTTCACTCAAAAGTTCAGGCATCAAAATCTGGATTGAAGATAGCCAGCTACGCTATCGCGCTCCTAAGGGAGTAATTACATCAGATTTAAAACAGGAATTAATGGAGCGAAAAACAGAAATAATTACATTTCTTGAACAAGTAAAAACTGATGTCATTCCTCAAGAAGAATGTGAAAATCCTAGTCAAATTGAACTCTGGCCCTCACTAGCTGAATTCTTCGTATACGACGAGTTTTTATATTACGTTTTAACCAACGATCGCCGCAGAAATGACAGCTACAAAATAGCTATTAATAAGTTGGTCAAAGATAAAGTTGTCGTCGATATAGGAACAGGCAAATATGCAATTTTAGCTAGATTTTGTGCAGAAGCCAATGCCCGAAAAGTCTATGCAATTGAAATCAGCGAAAAATTTTACAATTCAGCCAAAGCTTGCATCAACAAACTTGGTTTATCGGATAAGATAACGTTAATTTTAGGAGATGCAACCAAAGTTAATTTACCTGAATTGGCAGACGTTTGTGTTTCTGAAATCGTTGGCTCCATTGGAGGAGTTGAAGGCGCGGCAGTAATTTTAAATAACGCCAGAAGACTTTTAAAAGAAGATGGAGTAATGATTCCAGCAAGAAGCGTTAATAAAATTGCAGCTGTTTCCTTACCTGATGAATTTTTACAAAATCCAAGGTTTACAGAAATTCCAGCTTATTATACCCGTAAAATATTTGAGCAAGTTGGATACCCCTTTGACTTAAGGCTATGTCTGAGACATTTTTCTAAATCCAGCATTATCTCTACTAGCTCGATTTTTGAAGACCTAAATTTTTCAGGTATCGTCGAACCAGAGTATAGCCACGAAGGCAATCTCACTATTTTAAAAGATGGGAGATTGGATGGCTTTGTAGTCTGGCTAAATCTACACACAATGGAGGGAGAGGTTATCGATGTACTAGAGCATGAATATTGCTGGCTACCTGTATATTTTCCAGTCTTTTATCCGGGGATTAAAGTTTCTGAAGGAGATAGAATTGAAGTCATTTGTAGTGGCTT harbors:
- a CDS encoding acyl carrier protein, with translation MKSIDLIEQKTKNVVLSVLPNINSEDLSDTSNLFSIGLDSVNAMTLVLKLQNAFGIKFSASDVNAENFQSVATIIKLINKKQS
- a CDS encoding class I adenylate-forming enzyme family protein; protein product: MMLEKRLAEIVKKHPHLTAIAYNNLRISYQELYAHITNLSGHLSTVGITQGDCIALLLPNSPEFAIAFYAIAKLNAIVLPINPLLKEEELSYYITDSNARAIITNTDGADISRKIISKLSKEIELIVLDDTELIHKAVNNSEITESTSFFNGDVLYQYSSGSTGSPKRVCRTRNNLDREVINFAETTNISPEDNILCIVPLYHAHGLGNCLLAATCNGATLVILEPVLHQGKAIEVPFVFRSLRVLELIEKEKITILPAVPYIFNTLAETPDDTQVDVSTIRLCFSAGNFLSKEIFDKFLQRFGIPVRQLYGCTEAGSVAINLDEDIKNTYDSVGCPLKNIDIKIIDDAGEELPTGSIGELVIKSQALTQGYSNKPELNQQVFKNGSFLTGDLGKKDEDGRIYITGRKQIFIDTGGHKVDPLEIENILLTHNQVKEVVVVGIKGLYAGEIIKAVIVPENRDICDEKDILSYCQGKLADFKLPKIIEFRDEIPKSPLGKVLRKNLINNLSETIKL
- a CDS encoding TubC N-terminal docking domain-related protein; protein product: MTTVEFLTSLKSSGIKIWIEDSQLRYRAPKGVITSDLKQELMERKTEIITFLEQVKTDVIPQEECENPSQIELWPSLAEFFVYDEFLYYVLTNDRRRNDSYKIAINKLVKDKVVVDIGTGKYAILARFCAEANARKVYAIEISEKFYNSAKACINKLGLSDKITLILGDATKVNLPELADVCVSEIVGSIGGVEGAAVILNNARRLLKEDGVMIPARSVNKIAAVSLPDEFLQNPRFTEIPAYYTRKIFEQVGYPFDLRLCLRHFSKSSIISTSSIFEDLNFSGIVEPEYSHEGNLTILKDGRLDGFVVWLNLHTMEGEVIDVLEHEYCWLPVYFPVFYPGIKVSEGDRIEVICSGFICDNKLNPDYKIEGSLIIKTGEKINFEYYSYHYKRLFKQTQFYQSVFSQSDLYSHINNPIATAITY
- a CDS encoding chorismate--pyruvate lyase family protein, with product MQRTITPKYIEPRTLSPFQRILLTTDGTLTEILEAYLLEKIKLVKLSEEVVKITKPIPALDLDIGNQIIERKVLLQGKISLNNFIYAESIIVPERLDNKLKSKLIESQEPIGRLWLEHKLETFKEIIDSALETAEELSDYFDIAKEDKMLSRTYRVFSNKKPIMMITEKFPESYFTKNHKNLFY